The nucleotide sequence GACGAGTGGCAAATTCCCGGGAGCACCAACCTGCCCATCTACGACGAACTCCTCGACTACGACTACTCGACCCTCGAGGCGCACCTCGACGACCTCCCCGAAGACGAGGAGATAATCGTCGTCTGTATCGCTGGCGTCACGTCCGCGCGCGCCGCTGACTTCCTGCGCGAACACGGGTACGACGCCGAATCCGTCGACGACGGCATGAACGGTTGGGGCCGCGTCCACCGTCAGTACGAACTCGACATCGACGGCGTCGTTCAGATCGTCCGCCCCGGAACCGGCTGCGTCTCCTACCTCGTCCACGACGGCGACGAAGCCGTCGTCGTCGACCCGACGCAGTACGTCGAGGAGTATCTCGCCGCCGCCGAGGAACGCGACTTGGAAATCGTCGGCGTCACCGACACCCACGCCCACGCCGACCACGTCTCGGGAGCGCGACGCCTCGCGGGCGAACTCGACGTCCCCTACTACCTCCACCGCGAGGACGTCGCCGACCTCGACCGCGTGACCGAACTCGCGGACGGGGACGCCATCGAAGTCGGCTCCCGCGAACTCGACGTGCGCCACACGCCCGGTCACACGCCCGGAAGCGTCTCCTTCGAGTACGGCGACGCCCTCCTCTCGGGGGACACGCTGTTCCTCCGGAGCGTCGGTCGACCCGACCTCGAAGATAGCTCCGAAGACGCTGTCCGTACGGCCGCGAGTCGGCTGTTCGACAGCCTCGACGACCTGACCGACCTCGACGACGGAACGGTCGTCCTCCCCGGCCACTTCAGCGACGAGGAGGTCCGTCCCCTCGCGACGGAACTCGGAGAGCTCCGCGCGGAGTCGACGAACGAGCTCTTGAGCTACGTCGAAGACGGCGACGAGGAGGCGTTCGTCGAGACCATCGTCGAGAGCCTCGCGGACGAACCCGCGAACTACAACGAAATCAAGCAGATCAACTGGGGGAAGGAACAGCCCGGCGACGACGTCGAGGAACTCGAACTCGGGCCGAACAACTGCGCGGCCAACTGAAGACCGAGAAGTCCGATGTCGTACGCGTACGGTACACGGCAAAACGGGTCACAGTTCGCGCTGCAACTGCTCGCCGTCTTCGCAATCGCGTCCACCATCGGTGCCGCGCGACCGACTCCTCTCGGTCGTGAGCCGAAAACACCTTCAGATAGCTCCATATTAGTGTATAGTCATGGACTCTGAGGACAATATTACCCGGCGACGCGCCCTCGTCGCCGGCGGAGCCACGGTCGCGTTCGGCGGCGGTGTCGCGTATCTCGCGACCCGTTCGGGTTCGGGCGGCCGAGAGTACGTTCCGTCGTCGTTCGCGACGAACGATTCGACGACCGGGTACGGCGTCGAACTCGCCGGGCGTCCGGTTGCGGGCGACTCCGACGCTCAGGTCGACATCTACTACTGGACCGACTACCTCTGTCCGTTCTGCAAACGATTCGAGACGGAGACGCTCCCCAAAATCGGTGCGAACTACATCGACGACGGGACGGTGAGGCTCGTCTCGCTTCTGTACCCGAACATCGGCGAGTACTCGATGCCGGCGGCGGTCTGGAGTCGCTGCGTCTGGCGGCAGGTCGCCGACGACGACCCGAGCGTCTTCTGGAACTGGCACGGCGCCGCGTTCGAGGCGCAGTCGGAGTCCGGAGACGACTGGGCGAACGAGGAGACGTTCGACCGCATCACCAGACAGACGGATGGCGTCTCGGTCGACGCCGTCCGCGACTGCCGCGAGACGCGCAGCGACGCGATGCGCGAGACGGTCAGCGTCGACGTCGACACCGCCCGGTCCTCGGACATCCAGGGGACACCGGGCTTCGTCCTCTACAACCGGAAGTCGGACACGGCGGGAAAGATGGTCGGTGCTCACCCGTACGAGACGTTCTCGAAGGCGATAGACCGAGTACGAGACGCATGAACGACTACCGAACTGCCGTCGGCGACTGGTTCCGTCGGTTTCGGCGCGCGCTCGCGTACCCGCTCACTTCGTACGCGCGACTGCTGACCGCCGCCGTCGCGACCGGCGCCACCTACGTCGTACTGGTCTTGAGCACGTTCCCGCAGTTTTCGCTCCAGATACTCGCAAATTCGCCGTCGAGGCTCGTCTACGCGGTGGTCGCGCTGACGCGAGAGAGCTACCTGAGTGCGGGGGGAGTCGGTATCAGTCTCCTCGTCGCGTACGCGCTCTTGACCGGCATCGCGGTGACCAACGCCGTCGCGCTCGTCCGGCGGGCGCGTCGCGCGAGCGTCGAAACGCTCGCCGGGGTCGTTCCTGGACTGCTCGCCGCCGGCTGTGCGACCTGCGGCGCGGGCGTTCTCGGCGCGCTCGGGTTCGTCGGAGCGATGGCCGTCCTCCCGTTCGACGGGAATCTCCTCAGAGTCGAGGGAATACTGCTGTTGGCGTTCTTCCTCGGGCGAGCGGGCGACCCTCGGACGTGCTCGATATCGTCGACGGCTCGCGGCGAGGCGGGAGTCGAATGACGGCCTTGACTCGACGCCGAGTCGCCACGAGTATCGGCGTCGCCGTCGGTGCCTTCCTGTTGTTCGGCGCCGTCACCGGTCTCTTACCGAACCCAGTCTACGTCAGGATGGTCCCGAGTACGCCGCTGGACTACCTCTTCCTGCTCACGACCGCCGTCTTCGCGGGTGCGTTCGTCTACCAGCGAGCCACCATCGAGGAACCCGTCGGCGACCGAGTCGCCGGCGGCGGACTCGTGGTCGGGTTTCTGGCGTTCGGCTGCCCGGTCTGCAACGTCGTACTGCTCACGCTGTTCGGTTCGTCCACGCTCATGACGTTCTTCGACCCGCTGCGTCCGGTACTCGGCGCCGCGAGTGTCGTCCTCCTCGGTGGACTCCTCTACTACCGGCGAAGAACTACCTGCGGGGCCTGTTGAGACGGCAGAAGGGCCCGAGGCCAATGCGGGATTGTCCCACCAGCGCAAGACCCTCTCGCTCTCGCGGCCGGCGTCGGCACCGCCGCATTCGCCGCGAAGCAGGTCACAGACCGTGACCATCGAACCGCCGCTGGCGGGGGTTCGGTGCTCCAGTAGCTATTTATCACCCCGAACGAGATTCGTGTCCACACCTCGGGCGATGGAGTCTGCCCGACCCAACCGCCGACCGCGTCGGCCGACGACTCCTCCTCGCCAGCGTCGTCCATGTCAGAGACTACTCGCCATCCGCTCGTCCGACTCGAATCGCTCGCACTCGTCGCAATCGGGGGGTTCGCCGGGTCGAACCTCCGGTACTTCGCCGACCTCGTCCTCCCTGGTCTGGTCGGGACGCTCGTCGTCAACGCCGTCGGCAGCGCGGTTCTCGGGTTTGTTCTCTACGAGAAACTGTATTCGGGCATCTTGACGAAGGAGACTCGCACCGTCGTCTCGACGGGCTTTCTCTCCTCGTTCACCACCTACAGCACGTTCGCGCTCCAGTCGGCGCAGGCCCCGCCGCTGTGGCTCGTCGCGAACGTCGTCGCCAACTACGCGCTCGGGTTCGCCGGTGTGCTCGTCGGGCGGCGGACCGCTCGGGTCGTCGACCGGCGGTGGTCGCGTTGATCGAGTTCGACCCCGCACACGTCGTCGGTACCGGCGGAGCCGTCGGCGCGCTCCTCCGACAGTACGTCGGCCGCCTCGTGGAGTCAGACGAGTTCCCGCTGGGAACGCTCGCCGTGAACGTACTCGGAACGTTTCTTCTCGGATTCGTGACGTTTCTGGGCGTGGACTCGACGACGCTGCTGCTGCTCGGAACGGGCGTCTGCGGGTCGTTCACGACGTTCTCCTCGTTCTCCGTCCAGACCGTCCGGCTCTGGGAGACGGGTGACCGTCTCCGGGCGGTCGTAAACGCCGGTGCGAACCTGCTCGGTGCGGGGCTCGCACTCGGCGTCGCGTGGGGCCTCGCTCAAGTGCTCGTCTGAACGTCTTTCGGCTACACTCGTTTCGAACAGTAAACTCCACCGGACTCTTTGGCAGTTGACAAAGACCGAAGAGGTTCGCGCGCAGAGAGACGAATAGATGACCTCCGACCTCCGACCTACGACCGACGAACATCCGCCCGGCCCCGACGGGCTACCGCTCCTCGGGTCGGCCATCGCGTCGATTCGGGGTGGGCTGGCGTTCAGCGAGCGAATGGCGCGCGAGTACGGCGACGTCGTCCACTGGGAAGACCCCGCCGGGCACGTCTATCAACTCAACCACCCCGACGACATCGAGCGCGTCCTCGTCCACAACAACCAGAACTACGAGAAGGGCGACGAGTTTCAGAAGGTTCTGGGGCCGCTGACGGGCAACGGAATCCTGAACAGCGAAGGCGAGGAGTGGCGACGGAACCGCCGGCTGGTCCAACCGTCGTTTCACCCCGACCGGATTCAGGTTTACTCGGAGATGATGACCGACCTCACCGGGAACGTGCTCGACGAGTGGGAAGACGGCGAGGCGTACTCGATTCACGAGGAGATGATGGAGCTGACGCTTCGAATCGTCACGAAGGCGCTGTTCGGCGTCGATATCGACGAGTACGTCGACGAGGTCGAAGCGGCTATCGAGGCGTTTCTCCCCGCGACGACCAGTCTGCCGAACGTGCTACTCCCGGAGGACGTACCGCTTCCCTCGCGTCGGCGGATGGCGAACGCCCGCGACACGCTCGACCGCGTCGTCGACGACATCATCCAGCAGAAGAAGGGGAGTCCCGGCGACCACGACGTGGTCTCGATGCTTCTGGCGGCGCGCGACGAGGACGGGGAGCCACTTTCGGAGAGACAGATTCGAGACGAGGCTATCACGCTTCTCGCCGCCGGCCACGAGACGACCGCCGTGTCGATGACGTACACCGCGTTCTTGCTCTCACAGCACCCACAGATCGAGGCGAAACTCGTCGCGGAACTCGATCGCGTACTCGGCGGCGACCTCCCGACGATGGCCGACCTGCCGGAACTGACCTACACCGAGCGGATAGTCAAAGAGTCGATGCGGTTGTACCCGCCGGTTCCCCGTATCGTCCGCGAGTCCGTCGACGCCGACGTTCTCGGCGGCTACCGCATCCCCCCGCGGTCGAAGATCATGCTGAACCAGTGGGTCGTCCATCGCGACGCCCGGTGGTACGACGACCCGCTCGCGTTCGACCCGGAGCGGTGGACCGACGAGTTCGAGCGGTCGTTGCCGCGACTGGCCTACTTCCCGTTCGCCGCCGGACCGCGGCGCTGTATCGGCGACCGATTCGCGATGCTGGAGGCTCGCCTGATTCTCGCGATGATGTACCAGCGGTTCCATCTCGAACTCGTCTCCGACCGGAGCATCGAGGTCATCCCGACGGTGACCTCTCGTCCGAAGGAAGATATCGTCGTAACGGTTCACGAGCGGTGATGGACGGCGAAAACCGTAGCTTCGCCGCCGTTAATTCGGCGGCTTCGTGATGTTCACGTGTTGTGTTCATTAGGTTCATTCACCGAGTTCAACGCGAGCCGGAGCCGCTCACTCGACGGGTCGTTCGAGGATGAGGTACTTCGTGCCGCCGCCGACGTACTCGACCGTCTCGACGAGTCGCCAACCGTCGGCCGCGTACTCGTTCAACTCCTCTTTCGGGTCGGATGACTCCTTCTTCGTCGCTCCGCGCGGGACGCGGAGACTCTCGTACTCGAAGCGGGCGTCGTCTCGGCTCATGTGACGTAGATTGTACGCGGACGCTCCTAAAGCTGAGCGTCGCTCCGCGCGGAACCGAATCTGGGCACCGAGAGATTGAGAGTCGGGCGGTTACGGGTACGTCGAACCGCCGATAGTCACGTTCTGTCTGGCGACGACGGTTCCGTTGACGGTGTTGACGGCGTAGATCTGTGCGGTCTGACCGGTCGGTAGTACGACCGAGACGTCCGTCTGTCCGGTGTCGACCGTCGTCGTATAGAACGATTTACCGCTCTCGGAGATAACGCTCACCTTCGTGACGCCGCGCTGAGTCGTCGCCTCGGACGTCAACGTCACTGACGCGTCTACCGACGCCGTTCCCCAGCGGTCGGTCGTCGAGACGTTCTCGAAGACGGTGGCGTCGCTCGTCTGGAGGCTCACCGTCGGCTGGACGGTGAGACAGCCGCTGCAGGCCAGAAGCACTACGGTGAAAACTGCGAGTTTTCGGGGCCACGCTGTCGGACGTTCCATATCCACGTTTACCTCGGGAGTGGTTATTACTTCGAGGGCTCGTACTACTCCGTCGCCCGACGCGAGTTTCTCGCACCTGAAACTTTCGGACGCAAACTCAAGTGGACGGCCGTTGTCGATACCGTACCTACAGATGAACGAAACAGGAACACGCCGTTCGGAGGCCGAGTGCCGGCTCTCTCTCGTCGGCCCGTCGGACAGTTCGATGCCGAGTTCACGTACGAGTCCGGACGCTCCCGCGTCCACCAAAGAGCACGTACGGGCGGGTGTTTCGCGCCGCGCAACGGCAGATTCGAACGCGCCACGTCCACCAGTTCGATGAGCGACGAGAGCTCTGACACCATCGACACGCGGGAGGAAGACCCGAACGTCGACCTCACCGCCGACGAGGACATCAGCACCGCGAACACGATGCGCCAGCGCAGCGGTGAGACGAAGATCAAGACGTGGTTCATGCTCGAGGGCTCCCGTCTCGTCGTCACGGGGCTGCTCGCCATGCTGATACTCGGCGTGTTCGTGTTCGGAGGGACGTTCTTCTACCAGTACTTCCTGATCGACGCGCAGAGCGCCGACACCGTCGAGACGGTGTTCTCGACGATGATCAGTGCGATCATCACCGGCGTCACGCTGGTGTTGACCATCTCGCAGATCGTCATCTCCCAGGAGAACGGCCCGCTCGGCGACCAGCGTCAGCGTATGAGCAACACGATGGACTTCCGCGAGTACACCGAGGAGATGATCGGCTCGCCGACGCCCGCGGACCCGTCTGCGTTCCTTCGCGCACTCATCCTCGAGAGCAGAGAGCACGCCGAACAACTCCGCGACGAGGTCGCCGACACCGACGACGACGAACTCCGCAACGAAGTCGACGAGTTCACGACCAGCCTCATCGGCAACGCCGACGCCGCGGCGGACAAACTCGAAGGCCGCTCGTTCGGCTCGTACACCGTCGTCTCGGCGGCGCTCGACTACAACTACGGCTGGAAAATCTTCCAGGTGGAGCGTCTCGCGGACGGCTACGTCGACACGCTCTCGGCGGAGGCGATGTCGATTCTCGACGAACTGAAGACGTCGCTGTCGATGTTCGGACCGGCCCGCGAACACATCAAGACGCTGTACTTCGAGTGGGAACTCATCAGCCTCTCGCAGAACATCCTCTACCTCTCGGTCCCGGCGCTCATCGTCGCCGGGTTCACGACGACGTATCTGGGCGGGAACGCGCTCACCGGCGGGACGCTCGGCGTCCCGAATCTCATCTGGTGGGCGTCGATCGCGTTCGCGATCACGTCGCTGCCGTTCCTCCTGCTCATCTCGTACATCGCCCGCATCGCGACCATCGCCAAGCGGACGCTCGCAATCGGTCCGTTCATCCTCCGGGACTCACAGCGCTGACCGACGGCTCCGACCGTCGGCGTCGCACCGCCGAGGCTCCGTTTTCGGCCCTTCGACTAACTCGGCAGCCGTCCCGCGCGCTCGAACACGACGAGAACGAGAATACTGAGCCCGAGTGCGACCGCGGCGTTCGCGAACACGGTGTCGTACGTGTATCCCTGCTCGACGAGCGTCCCGACCGCGGACGAACCGAGCGCTTGCGTCAGCATCCAGACCGAACTGAACACGGCGTAGGCACTCCCCCGGGTGGAGTCCGGGAGCGTATCGAGGAGGTACGTGTCCACCGCCGGAAACACGGCGTGAGCGACGAACCCGAGCAGGCAGGTGACGACGCCCACGACCAGCAGCCCCTCGACCATCGTCAACAGGTACACGCAGGCGGCGAACACGCCGACCACGCCGAGCAGATACGGGATCTGCGGGAGTCGGTCGGCCAGGTCGCCGCCGACGTAGAACGCCGGAACGCCGGCGGCGAAGACGACGGCCAACATCGCCCCAGCCGCCTGGTCGGAGAGCCCCTTCGACTGCATGTACAGCTCGTAGAAGTTGAACAGCCCCTGCCAGACGAACACCGCCGCCCCGACGATTGCGAGCGAGGTGACGATGATACGCCACTCGGAGAGCGCGCCGGCGACGAAGTCGCGGTCCGCTTGCCCCGCCGTCGGCATGTCGATTCGACTCGCCGCGAGCCACGTGTAGGCGGTCACCACGGCGGCGCCGACGGCGATCGCCCACAGCGAGAGCCGCCAGTCGACGAGCAACGTCAGCGCGACGAGCGGGGCGGCTATCACCGCCGCGATCTGGCTCGCCACGCCGTGGATGCCGATGACGCGACCGACCCGCTGCGGGTACAACTCGCTCAAGAGGGGGTTCGCCGAGACGAAGTAGACGCCGGAGGCGATGCCCATCAGAAACGCGCCGGCCATGAGATGCGGAACCGTCGTCGCGGTGGCCGCGAACCCCGACGAGAGCGCGAGAATGACGCCGGAGACGACGACGACGTGGTGGCGCGGGACCTTGGTCAGCAGCCAGCCGGTCGGCAGTCGGAGCGACGCGCTCCCGACCCACGCGAGCGTGACGATGAGGCCGGCGGTCCCCTCTCCGATGGAAAACTCGGCGATGAACACGTCCAGAAGCGGTGCGAAGACGATTCTGGCGAGATTCAGCAGAAAGACGAGGCCACACAGAGAGCCGAAGAGACGAGCGCGAGACACGGGTCGTGGTTTTCCGTAGGGTGCCTCAAACGTTCCGTTTCCGGAAGTTCTGCGCTAACGATTCGCGCGACTCGTTTCTCCGTCGATTCCGCTCTCGTCGTTGGGCTCACAACTCGTCGGACGCTTCGTCGGATTCCTCGTCGGGCAAGGACCGGGAGAGTCGGTCGAAGCGGTCCTGCGCGGACTGGCGACGCTCGGCGGTCATCTCGGGGTCGTACCGGAGCTCGACGCGCGTCTCGTCGGGGCGAGCGAGCGAGAGAATCGCGTCCTGGTGCTGGCCATCGGTCGGCAGCATCGCCGTCGGCAACACGAGTTCGTCGACGAGTTCGCCGTCCTCTTCGACCAACAACACGGCGTCGTCTCCCTCGAAGCGGTCGACGACGAGTAGGGTAGAGTCGTCCATCAGTAACGCTCCTCCAACACTACCGTCCCGGCGTCGTCGCTTACGCGTATCGTATCGCCGCCGTTGTTCCAGACGGCGCTGCCGGACCCCCAGTACAGCTCGGAGTCGGTGTCGCTGCCATCGCCCGTGTAGAGCGTCACCCGCGCCCCCGGGGCGAGCGTGAATCCCGTCGGGAACGTGTACGCGTGACCGGCCTCGTCCTCGACGGTCCAGCCGGTGAGGTCGAGCGGTTCGTCGCCCGCGTTCTCGAAGACGAGATACTCGCCGTTCGTGTTCTCGTGGTCGTCACCGGGGGCGTCGGCCCGAATCGCCGCGAGCGATAGCTCGCCACCCGACGCCTCGTCGTCGGGGGCTGTCGTCTCCGTCGGCGCCGACTCCTCGGCCGAGTCGGGTGAGTCCGACGCACCAGTCGAGTCGGGCGAGTCGGAACCGTCGGACGACGCCCCCGGCGTCGCCGGCGTGTTCACCCCACCGTCCGTGGCGACGAGCGTCGACGCGGCCGAGACGCCGCCGGTGAGTGTCATCCGTTCGACGACCGGGTCGGTGGCCCCGGGTTCGACGGGGGGTGCAGTGCGCAACTCGGTCGCCGTCGTCGTCGCGTTTCGCTGCGTCGAAACCGTCAGATTACGCCCGTCGCTCGTGAGAACGGTGTTCCCGTGGACTGCGGTCCAGTAGGTCGGAATCGAGCGCTCGCCGAGACGTGCGAGCGTCTCCTCGTGCGGATGTCCGTACTGCGACTCGTAGGCGCTCGAGACGACCGCGACCCGCGGCGAACTCGCGTCGAGGAGCGCGTCGCCCGTGCTGGAGCCGCTCCCGTGGTGTCCCGCCTGGAGTACGGTCGCGTTGAGTCGTTCGCCGTACGTCTCGACGAGGTACTCCTCGCCGGCGGCTTCGGCGTCACCGGTGAGCAGGAACCGCTGTTCGCCGTGAGTCACCATCAGGACGACGCTGTTTTCGTTCCGTTCACCGCCCGCGAGCGGCTCCGAGGGCGGCGCGAGTACGGAGACGTTCGCGCCCGCGACCGGGAGCGTATCGTTCGAGGCGACTCGGTAGAGGGGGACATCGTACCGCTCGACCGCGTCGAGATACGCTTCGTACGTCCGCGAACTCGACGCGATACCCGGGTCGTAAACCGCGCCGACGCCGTCGGCTTGCGACTCGTAGTACTCGATGACGGCCGCGTGTCCGCCGATGTGGTCGGCGTCGGCGTGGGAGGTGACGAGGTGGTCTATCCGGGTGACGTTCCGCGACTGGAGATACGCGAGCACGTGGCGTCCGTCGTCGCGCCAGTCGCCCGAATCGATGAGCATCGTTTCGTTCTCCGGCGTGACGACGAGCGTACTCGTGGACTGTCCGACGTTGATGTAGTGGACCTCCAACGTCCCGTTCGCCGTCGACACGGCGGCCGTCTGCGTGGCCGCGGCGGCCGCCGCTGATGCCGATTCGGTTCGCGGCTCCGACGGCGCGACCGCCTGACCACCGACGCAACCCGACAGCACGACGAGAAGTACGACGACGAAGACGGTAGAGACACGCCGAGTGAACATACGTCTGACACGCGGCGACGGGAGAAAAATCGTGACAACGGTCCGCACGCTGTACACTCTCGGCTACGGACACGAACGGTCAGTCTGCTACCGAACACGGGCCTCGACTTATCGGGGAAGCGACGACCGGAACCGTCCGCTCAGACGCCGAGCGCGTCCGCCAACTCGAAGAATGTCTCGATGGTGAGGTCGGGTTCGCCGCCGAACGTCTCCCACGGCGAACCCTTCCGATCGACCCAGACGCTCTGCATCCCGGCGTGCTTTGCTCCCATAACGTCGAACCAGCCGGCGGTCACGTGGGCGATCTCGTCGATGGGCGTTCCGGTCCGGCCTGCGGCGTGTCTGTACAGGTCGGCGGCGGGTTTGAACGTCCGTATCTCGTCGGCGCTGACGGTGTCCTCCAAGAGGTCGCCGATGTCGGCGTGTTCGACCATCGACTCGAGCATCTCCGGGTCGCCGTTCGAGACGACGTAGCAGTCGTAGCCGCCGTCGCGCAGTCGCTCGATACCGTCTCTCACGTCGTCGAACACGTCCAGTTCGTGGTACACCGCGAGAATCTCGTCTCGCTCGTCTGTGCCGATATCGGCGTCGTGAGCGTCGAGTGCGTACTGCAGCGCGTCGCGGTTCATCTCGTAGAACGGCTGGTAGGCGTCGACCTGGTTGGCGACGAACGTGTATTCGAGCGACCGCGACCGCCAGAGCTTCGAGACCGGTTCCGGGTCGTCGACCCGCTCGGCCAACGCCTGCTCGGCGGCGTCCACGTCCACCAGCGTACTGTACGAGTCGAACGTCACCGTCGAGACCCGCTCGGCATCCAGCGTCATTCCGTGACAGTACGGGAGTGTTCGTCTTAGCTCTCCGGGGGACGTGCGCGGTGGCTATGTTCGGCGATGCCGTCGCGCTCGTATCGTTGCGCCCTGGACATCGGCGTTCACGCAGGGGAGTTCCGAGTCGACGAGGAGTCGGCTCAACGACTCTCCGCCGGCCGACCCGCCGCTGCGGGGACGAACAGCGAGACGAGAATCAGAAGCATTCCCGAGGCGAGAACCGAAGACTGGACCAGTCCGGAGAGGAACACGGAGAGTTCGAACACGTCGTAGCAGACGCTTTCGAGCACCGACCCCACGCTGAGGAGCGCGAAACCGCCGGCGACGAACAGCATCCGCCGGCTCTGCTCTCGCCGGGAGGCGCGAAAGCCCTGCACCGCGATGAGGAGTCCGAGGACGACGACTATGGCCTTCGCCACGAGCAGTTCCGACTGCATCAGTCGAATCCTCGTTGCATGCTGTCCCAGATGCCGCGGAACCGGTCGGGAGCGTCGTCGCGTCTGGCTACGTCGACGGCGAGCGACCCGTCGTCGAGGCTGACGTCGACCTGTTCGAGGTTCGCCTCGAACGTCTTGTAGTGGTTACCGTCCGGGCGGAGTTCGGTCCGCTCGCGGAGCAGCCGGTGCGCCAAGAGGTCCTCGATGCGGCGGTAGATTGTCGCCAGCGACGCGTCGCAGCGCTCTTCGAGCGTCTGTGCGGACAACGGCTGGCGGTCCGTTGCGGCGAGAATTGTCCGACTGACGTCGTCTCCGAGCAGTGCTAGTATCTCGCTTCCGCGTTGCTCGTTCCGCATCGTTCGCTCGTCGACTGCACTCGCGTACATATTCTTATGGACTCGCTAAGCCGTCTTTGCGTCAGTTCTCGTCGGGCGATGGGTGTTGTCTCGGTGCGATTCGGGCGTTCGTCGTTCGTCGTTCGTCGTTCGTCGTTCATCGTTCATCGTTCGTCGGGCGGGTCGTTCGCTCCGTCTGTCGGCTTCGCGTAGTCGCTCGCAGAGCCCACAGAAAAACTCGACAGCGCGTTCTCACTCGCTGTGAACGCGCCTGAACCCTTATCTCTCGGGAGCACTGC is from Haloprofundus halophilus and encodes:
- a CDS encoding winged helix-turn-helix domain-containing protein is translated as MYASAVDERTMRNEQRGSEILALLGDDVSRTILAATDRQPLSAQTLEERCDASLATIYRRIEDLLAHRLLRERTELRPDGNHYKTFEANLEQVDVSLDDGSLAVDVARRDDAPDRFRGIWDSMQRGFD